The Paenibacillus sp. G2S3 region CATGAATATATTCACCGTCTTAAAATGGCTGAGGCCAAAAAGCTGCTTCTAAACACCTCATTACAAGTGAAAGAAATATCGGGCATGCTTCATTATAATGATCCATTCTATTTTTCACGGTTATTTAAAAAATATATGGGGATTGCGCCACAGCTTTGTCGTAGTAACATTTAAATCGACATCATACTACTAGAGTCCCAATGTGAATTGTTATAATTGTATAATTGTTGTCGTTTTATAAGATATGTTGAAAATTATGGATTAATATTACATAAATACGTTAGTTCTTAATAACTATAGTGGATAAAATGACAAATTTTAGGTATAAAATCTTCTGAAAAAATAATAAATTTTTTGTAACTATTTTTCAAATGGAAGCGTAAACATGGGAAATGTCAACTTGTTATTGTGATTTTTCTCATGTATGATGCTTTTATCGAGCACAGTACAATCTCGCATTTTCCAAAAAAACTGGAGAATAGGGTGGTGGGATGAAAATCAAACCAACTGCAGAAGACAAACTGATTGAGTATTACAGGTACTTCTCTTTGTCCCTCACATCGCTCATGTATCTTCTAGATAAAACGGGACCTTCCGTAATTTATAAATGCCTTGTTATTGCCATACTTTTTCTGTTTGCACAAACGTTCTCATTTTTTTATCGGAGGTTACGAAGCAGGCCAAAGACTCTCGTCCTGGCTGTTAGTATAGAGATGGTGGGAATTATTGTATTGACTTTGTTTACCGGTGGGTACGAGAGTTCCTTTAGACTCTATGTGCTAAACCCTGTATTGATTGCTGCAGGCTCATTGTCTATTTATTTTGGATGGTCGCTGCTTTTAAGTTACATCAGTATTTTTGCGGTGTTCTGTTATTTTTTTATCAATTCTGCGAACAAAACTTTTCTCGAAGTTGTGTATGTAAATGGGAATCTGTTTCTAACGCTGGTACTTGCGGTTATAATAATGCAGAGCGTTAATCGGATGAAGCGTCAACGTGAGGAATCGATTGCTCGCACGAAAGAGACGATGGAGCATATCAAATCGTTATATCATATCGTGGAAACCTCAAGCCAACATGATTTCATGAATATCGGTCAAGTGATCACCGATTATGTTGTTAAGCTAACGAAGCTGGATAAGGCTTTGTTTTGGTTCGCTAAGAAAAGCGGAGAACCAGCGCCGCAGAGCAGGCAGACCGGCTGGCAGCAGGAAGAGGAACAGTTCTTATTTTCTGAACTGGGAAAACATGAGCATGAATGGAGATTGCAGCGAGAGCCTATTTTTAGAAGTCTTCCGGGATTAGGGGACTTCCTGCTGATGCCTGTACGGATGAGCACCCGTTTTGTAGGGGTAATTGGACTCAAGCTGGAGTCTACAGAGGGGCTGGAAGGCCGGAGATGGTATATCCAGCAATTGATATTCCTATCTGAGCTAAGTGCGAATATTCTTGAACGTCATGAGCTAGGTGTGATTGAGAACCGTCTGATCATCACGAATGAGCAGAACCGGATTGCAGATGAAATGCATGACAGTGTATCCCAGAGTCTTTTTGGGATCGTGTATGCTACCCATTCGCTGAAGGAAACGTGGAAGAAAATGAAGGATTCTGAGCTGGAGGAGCAAATCGAGCTTATTCATGATTCTGCTACTAAGGTAGCCAAAGAACTGCGGATTACGATTTACAGTCTTAGCTCTAAGAAGAGCGGCGGACCTACATGGCTCGGTATGGTAAGATCACATTTGCAGAGTTTATCCAGATTAAATGATGTTGATATTGAATTAAAAATAACGGGAGATGATTTCAGTCTCCCTTATCCTTACCACAAGGCGCTTTTTCGGATTATCTCTGAAGCCACTGGAAATGCCATCAGGCATGGCGCTGCCAGTCGAGTGGATGTAGAACTGTCTCTGAAGCCGACTTGGATCCGATTATTGATTTGTGACAATGGTGTTGGTTTTGATACTGATTTGTTATGGATTGAATCCGAAGATAGTGCAAGTGGGCTTGGCATGAAGAATATGCAATATTTGACGCAGTCGCTAGGTGGCGACTTCCAGCTGTCCAGTAATGAAAATATGGGAACGAGAATCTTGATTTCCATTCCTGTGGGTGTAGCTGAATTAAAGAATGCATAAACTTTAGAGCGGGAGGTCGTTTCTATGAAAATCGTCATTGTAGATGATCATCCTCTAGTTAGAAGAGGGCTGGCATCCGTTATTTCGATGCAACCGAATGTGAAGTTTGCTGGAGAGGCGACGAACGGCCAAGAAGCGCTACTTGTGATTGAGGAGACGCAGCCTGACCTTGTACTCATTGATCTTAAACTAGCGGATGAATCAGGACTTGATGTCATCAAGACAGCACGTGCTCGTGGTATCGTTAGTAAGTTTATTCTGCTGACATCATCTGCAAGCAGAGAGGATTTTCTGAAAGCTGAGGAAGTGCTGGTAGACGGATATGTACTGAAAGAGGCATTGCCAGAAGAGTTACTATTTGCTATCCAATTGGTCCATAAAGGAAGAAAGTATTATGATCCTGGTCTGATGGAAGATAAGATGCGAATGAGTGGAAGTAGTCCGACCGATGAATTGACCCCGAAAGAGAAGGAAGTCTTAATCGAACTAGGACAGGGCGCTTGCAACAGAGAAATTGCCTCACGTCTTTTTATTAGTGAATTTACAGTGAAAAAGCATGTCAGTCAGATTTTAGCGAAATTACAGGTGGCAGATCGTACACAGGCAGCGCTTTACGCAAATGCTGTCGGATTGACCAAATATGAAATGTCTTATGAGTGAAAGTTGAACTAATTTATAAGCATTGTACATAAACACGGACTGGATGTCCGTGTTTTTTTGTGCGTCAAAACTTAAATTAGCCCTAAATATGGCACTAAAGTATACCTCACCCCCCTCTTAAGGAGTACAACGTCTTACTCCAAAGTGAAGAGGAAAGTGATGGTATGAGCCATGTGGCGAATGGTGTGGATTGATAGAATTAAAGCAACAACTGAAACTTTCATGAATGCTTTCAGAATGTAATTTTAGCGGAAGGAGGGTTACTGTGGAAAAGACGATTCTGGATTACATTAACCTGATTAAAAAAAGGTTTTGGCTCATCATGGTGTTCGTTTTGATCTCCTGTGCTACGACTTACTACGTTAGTAAAAACTTCGTTGAACCCGTCTATTCCGCTTCCGGACAGCTGCTTGTCAACAATATTGCCAAGGCTCCCGAGAGCAACAATCTTAATGATTTGAGCTTTAGCCTGAATTTAATTGAGAGTTACAAGGAAATTATGAAATCACCGACCATCATGAAAAGCGTAATAGAAAATCACCCGGAGTTTGGTCTGACGGCTGATGAACTAAGTCAGAAGCTTGAGATTAAAACTTCAGAGAAGAGCCAGGTGATCAACCTCAATGTTCAGGATGAAAACTACACCAAAGCTGCCGGGATCGTAAATGCGGTTTCGCAGACATTCATTCGTGAATTGCCATCGCTGATGAGGGTAGACAATGTTACCTTGCTGACACCGGCCGATCCGACTGATGTTCCAGGGCCCTCGAACGGCGGGTTTGCGATGAATCTCATCATCAGCTTTGTTGTATCGCTTATGGCTGCCCTAGGAATTATTTTGCTGATGGAAACTCTTAACGGCACATTAAGGTCTGAAAAGGAAGCGGAATATGACCTTGGTCTTCCGGTAATTGCTTCGATCGCAACCATTCGTAAACGTGATTTGGGTAAGGCGGCAGGCGACACCAGAGTAAAGGAGGGTGCTTATGTTGCGGCTAAATAAGAGTCTGGTTACAGACGTTAATCCATCCTCGCATATCTCCGAATCGTTCCGATCGCTACGCACATATATACGCCAGCTTGGAATAGCGCAGGGTAGTGGAGGAAAAGTGCTACTCTTTACGTCAGCAGAAGCTGGAGCAGGCAAGACGACGATTTTGTCAAATCTAGCGGTGTCTTTCGTCCAGGATGGCAAGAAGGTAGCGGTGGTGGACTGCAATCTGCGACATCCCGGTCTTCATACCGTGTTTGAAGTAGAGGGGAGTGACGGACTTGCGGCTTATTTAAGTGGGCAAGAGGAAGCGGATAACATCGCTGTCCTCGGAAATTTGGCCAATCTTTCGGTCATCCCGGCGGGTAAAACGCATGTTAGTCCGCCTGATTTGCTAGGTAACCCTAAAATGACCGCTTTGCTCGAGGAACTAAAAGAAAACTACGATCTGATCCTGCTGGATTCTCCTTCGGCAGTCGACTTCAGTGATGCTCGGATATTGGCACCTCAAGCAGATGGCGTGATCCTGGTGGCCAGATACGGAAAGTCCAAACGGGAATCGATTCGCAAAGCGAAGACGCTGCTTGAACAAACCGGCTCCAATCTAATCGGAATTGCCATGAATCAGGCTAAGTAAACGTTTATGCTTTCGAAGTGAGTTTTGTACGAAGTCAAATCATTGAAGCTAATGCTCACAAAACTTTTAGGAGGTAAAGTGCGATGAAAAAGGTGAAAAAAGTAATCATACCCGCGGCAGGACTAGGTACGCGCTTTCTTCCTGCAACAAAAGCCATGCCTAAAGAAATGCTTCCGATTATCAATAAACCAACGATTCAATACATTGTGGAGGAAGCAATTGCTTCCGGTATTGAAGATATCATCATTGTTACTGGTAAAGGTAAAAGAGCCATCGAGGATCATTTTGACAATGCGTTTGAGCTGGAGTCTCGGCTTCTGGAAGATGGAAAACTGGATCTGCTTAAAGAGGTTCAGCGTTCAGCCAAGGTAGAGATTCACTATATTCGCCAGAAAGAACCAAAGGGTCTGGGGCATGCCGTATGGTGTGCAAGACGGTTTATCGGTGATGAGCCATTTGGTGTCATGTTAGGCGATGATATCGTCACAGGAGCCGTACCTTGCCTTAAGCAGCTGATCGATCAATATGAAGAAACACAAAACTCGGTTATCGGAGTTCAAGAGATTCCTGATGAATTCACGAATCGTTACGGTATTATTGAACCGGATTTACAGGACGGTAAATTGTATCGGGTTAACAATTTTGTAGAGAAGCCGCCATTAGGTACTGCGCCTTCCAATCTGGCAATCATGGGCCGTTATGTGTTTACTCCGAAGATCTTTAAGTATCTTGATTTGATGGAAGAAGGCGCTGGCGGAGAGATCCAATTGACAGATGCCATTCAGAAGCTGAATCAAAGCGAACGGGTATATGCCTATAATTTTGACGGAACAAGATATGATGTCGGCGAACGGCTTGGATATATTTTGACAACACTTGAATTTGCACTGCAGAGCGAAGATTTGCGCTATCCGGTGATGGATGCAATGTCGGAATGGCTGAATAAAATGGGACAAACCAGCTTGAGTAGTTAAGTTGAGTTCGCAAAATTTTAGATGAGGAGGATGAGCATGCAAAAACTGCCGGAAGACTACGAGGCGGTCCTGCCGAAACTTTACATGCTGCATACCGATGAGAGAAGGAAAGAAGCGGAGTCCTATTTGATAATGAAACGGATGATCGATATCTTTTTTTCCGCTCTTGGTCTTCTCGTGTTAATGCCATTATTTGTTGTCGTGGCGATTCTGATCAAGCTGGAGGATCCGAAAGGAAAGGTGTTCTTTCGGCAAAACCGGGTTGGGAAGAATGAAATGCAGTTCCCGATGTATAAGTTCAGATCCATGGTTAGTAACGCTGAAGAGTTAAAAGAAAACCTGATGGCCTATAACGAAGTGAGCGGTGCCATGTTCAAGATTAAGAACGATCCGCGGATCACACAGATAGGGAGATTCCTGCGCAAGACGAGCATCGATGAGCTGCCTCAGCTGTGGAATGTGCTGATAGGTCAAATGAGTCTAGTCGGTCCTCGTCCTCCACTGCCTGAAGAGGTGGCTCAGTATACGGAATATGACAAACAGCGTTTGACGGTTACACCAGGCTGTACCGGATATTGGCAAGTGAATGCCCGAAACAGTGTCGGCTTCGACGAAATGGTACAGCTGGACTTAACCTACATCCATATTCGGAGCACCATGCTGGATCTAAAAATCATTGCTAAAACCGGACTGATGTTACTCGGTTCAAAAGATGCTTATTAATAATGTGGAAATTAGGTGAATGCCGATGCGTGAATACGGAGACGTTCCTAAGCTTTCCATTATCATCTGTACCTACAACAGAGCACCTTTATTGATCAAGACGCTTCAGTCACTTTTAAAGCTGGATCACTTAGAGCAGGCGGAGATCATTGTTGTGGATAATTGTTCCAAGGATGATACAGAAGCTTGCGTCAAAAAGTTTATAGGAAAGCATGGAGCTGATATAGATCTCCGCTACATGATGGAACCTATGCAGGGGCTTTCAGCGGCTAGAAATACAGGAATTCTGGCTTCCAAATCGCCGCTGATTGCCTTTCTCGATGATGATGCGATACCTTGCCAGCGATGGATAACAACGATTGTCAGTACTTTCGAGAGTAAACCGGAGGTCATGGCTATGGGAGGCAAAATCGCTCCTATATTCGAAAGTAAACGTCCGGACTGGTTGATTAAACCCTTTGAGCTTCCGTACACGATTGTTGATTTAGGTAGCCGGATTAAGGAATATCCCAAGCAACTTCATCCTTGTGGGGCCAATATGGCGATGCGGAAGCTCGTATTCGACATCAGCCTTTTTCCCCTAGATTTAGGAAGAAAGGGTGATTCTCTACTCTCCGGTGAAGAGACCTGGTTATTCGGACAGATTCAAAAAGAAGGGCATTCCATCCTCTACCATCCGGAAATGGCGGTTGACCATTTCGTTCCGGCGGCCCGTTTGACGGAAGATTGGATTATGAGGCGCTATTATAGCCAAGGTATCTCTAACGCTATGAAAAGCGAAGGACTAAAAGGCAAGCTGCTTCTAGTGGGAAAGACAGCCGCTAAGCTCGTGTATATTCTGGCTGATTCTATCCTCTCAAGAAGTAAAGGAAGAAGGCTTTTGAACAAATGCAGGCTGGAGAGTATTCGTGGAACGCTTCATATGATTCTTAATCGGGAGAGGCATTCCGCAGCGGGGTGAGGGATTAACATGACAAATTTTGAGTGGGGCTCCAAATTAAATGTTTTGCCATACGGGATGCTCTATCTCATGTCGGCCCTGTTCTTTGGAACGGCGGTCATCTACCAGCCGGTGATTGCGATAGCTGCCGTGCTTCTGATTATTTTGCTAGGAATCTCGATTTCACGGCCTGAACTGATCAGTTATTTCGTTCTAATCACGACAGCAATATCGATTAACTTTTTATATGATGGCAGCATGTTCGGAATGGAGATACTATCCCTTTATAAATTGGTTATCGTGATGCTGCTTGTTCCTTGTATTCTGGTCAATGGTTTGCGGTTTCGTCTGAGTCACCCCTTGTGGGCAATGGTAGCGCTGCTGGTGATTACCTTTGGATCTTCGATTTGGCTGCCGGAAATGACCTCATCCATTGCTGTTAAAGCTTTTATCGGTCTATCCATTCCATTCGTATTTTTATTAATCAACTGGAAAAAGAATGTAGCCGAGCTGCAAATCAAAATTATCTGTATGCTTCCCCTTGTTAGTGTAGTGGTTGGTTTGTTGCTGCAGCTTGCGCATGTTCATAATTTTCTCAACATCGAGTATACAGGCGCTGTACGGATTCAGGGGGCTAATATTCCTGCGCATCTAGCGATGCTGGCCTTTATGGGAGTAGCGATTCCATTTATAGAGGTGAAGCGGAATCCGCAGCAAGCACGCTTTTTCTATATCATGTTAGTTCTAAATTTCTTTATCTTGATTGGAACAGGAACAAGAGGGCCTATATTGGCACTTGGACTTACCGTTCTCTATTACTTCTATGATATTCTTCGTCAATATTTGAAGGGCAGAACCTATCTGCTAATTCCGTTGTTGGGTGCATTTTTCCTAATTGTAGTCGCTGTCTTTTGGCAGCTCGATAATTTTGAGAAACGTTCCTTTGAGAGACAGACAGATACGGCTGTAGATTTATCAGGAAGGTCGGAGGCATGGGAGTATTTCTTGAACAAAGCTGCAGATTCTCCTTGGTCTGGTAGAGGGCTTGGTGCAGTTACGGTAGCAAATGATGGAACATTGTACAAAGGTTTTGTGGTTCCGCACAACGAGTATATCCGCTTTTACTTCGATGGGGGATATATTGGCGCTATTCTGTTGATGTTCTCTTTATTGGCTGTATTTATTCTGGTGTACAGAGCATTGGCTCCACCGATCAAACCTTATTATCTGTTATTTATTGCAGCGTTTTTAATCTACTCATTCTCTGATAACACGCTGTCGACGGTCCAATTTATTATTCCGTTCTGTTGGTACCTGAACTGCCTGTATCGATCTTCACAGCCAACCGATTCCCCACAAAAAGAAGTGATACGATGAATCAAGTGAATATGTTCGATGTCAATTTTGATAACTATGATTTCATGGATTTGCTTGATTACATTGATAAAACCATTCAGGAGAGGAATCAGTCTTATATCCTCACTTGCAATGTAGATCATGTGATCAAGCTTCGTAAGGATAAAGAATTTCAAACGGTATATTCGAAGGCAGGGGCAGTTGTTGCTGACGGAATGCCACTGATCTGGGCATCCAAAATGCTAGGCAAGCCGCTTAAGCAGAAGGTATCCGGCGCGGATCTATTTAATCGATTGGGCAACGCCTTTGAGCAAAGGAAGTACCGGCTGTTCTTCTTAGGCTCAGCTGAAGGTGTGGCGGAACGGGCAGCAATGAATCTGAAAACAGCACATCCCGGAATAAATGTGGTTGGCTGTTATTCTCCATCCTATGGATTCGAGCACAATGAGGAGGAGAATGAACGCATTATAGAGATGCTGACAGAGTGCCAGCCAGATATCGTGTTTGTTGGTGTAGGAGCGCCTAAGCAGGAAAAGTGGATTTATCGCCACTATACCTCTTATCAAGCTCCGATATCGATCGGAGTGGGAGCGACCTTTGATTTTATGTCAGGATCAGTGAAACGAGCACCCAGCTTCATGCAGAAAACAGGGTTCGAATGGTTCTGGCGGCTTAGCCAGGAGCCGGGCCGGCTCTGGAAAAGATATCTTGTGGACGATGCACAATTTCTACTTTTATTACTTAAGGAACTGCGTAAGCGGGATAAGGTGAAGGAAGGAGGCTTGGAATGAGTGTATTTACGCCCCCATCACTCAGGTTCATCAAGACGGCTGGATTAATAGGGGGGACTGCTGCTGTAGGTGTCTCTCTTCCGCTGATCATCGGCTTCTCCAGTGCGATGCTAAGTTCATCGAACAGTCTGCAGGGAGCCATTCTCTCAGCCATCCTATTCCCGGCTTTCTTACTAGCCATACTTAGACCGAAAATGCTGGTTGCTTATACCTTGCTAATCTGGGCAGTAGCTCCAGAGCTACGCCGCATTGCTGACTGGTCAGAAGGAGTGTATCACTCTGTATCCTTGCTGAGTTTAGCCCCCTTGTTAACCGGTGTAACCTTGATTATTCCGTTGCTGAAGGAGATTCACAATATTCAAAAATCCTCCACGCGGATCATGTTAATGTTCGCAGTAGCGCTGGGTTATGGTGCTTTAATCGGTTTGGCTAAGAATGGCATGGGCTCAGTTTATGACTTAGCGAGTTATATTGTGCCACTGCTGTTATTGCCGTACTTCGCCGTCACGAAGTTCAAGCCGAAGGATATCGACCGACTGCTTACCGCTTTTGCCAATATTGCTGTCCTAGTTGCCATTTACGGGATTGTCCAGTATTTGACGGTGCCACCTTGGGATGTGTTCTGGATGAAACATGCGGACATGATGTCCATCGGGAATCCATATCCATTGGAAATTCGAGTGTTCTCCACACTCAACTCGCCAGGTCCAGCTGCAACATTCTTAGCATTTGCTTTAGTTCCAATGATTCTGGAGAAAAAATGGCGGGGAACACTGCGCTGGATTGGTGTTCTGTTGGTGGTAATCTGCCTGCTGACCACTTTAGTCCGCGCGGCATGGCTGATTCTTCTGGTGATGCTGCTCATGTATATTGGAACCTCTCCCTCTAAGGGAAAGTGGAAAACCTTGATCCAGTTAGTTTTTGTGGCTGCTGCGTTGTTCTGGGTTGTGCCTAAATTGCCTGGTGCTGAAGGACTGGTCGCTAGGGTAGAGACACTTTCTTCTGTTCAGGAAGATCATTCTTATAATGAACGGTTAAGCTTATGGCAAAACATGCTGCCGATGGTCGCTGCCAATCCAGTAGGTCAGGGAATTGGCAGTGTCGGTCAAGGGACTAAGCTTGGCAACGGCGGCGAGCTTGGAGAGTACGGAATTATGGATAACGGAGTTATCGCCTTACTGCTTACCTTTGGTGTTCTGGGTGCTGTTTTCTTCTTCGGGGCTTTAGGCGCAGTTGTCAAACAGATATTCACTAGAGTAATCAGCAAGGACCAATTGCAGCCATACGCCCGACTCGCGCTAGCTACTTGGACCGGTGCGATAGTCAGTCTGGTGTCAGATAATGGGTTTCCCGGACTCAAGGGATACTTAATCTGGATGCTGATCGGTCTTGGCCTCAGCGCAAGGGAGATTACTCAAAGTAGAAGGAAGGGAACACCATATGCAGCAGTTGAATGCAAAGTCTCTCCCCACTAGAACAATCTGGTCATCTTTTAGACTGTTCGCAAAAAGTAAGGACAACAGCTCGGCAGCCGTAAAAACTATGTTTGTCAGTGTCATGATCCTACTGATTAACATGTTAACGGGTGTACTGACCGCCCGTTATCTT contains the following coding sequences:
- a CDS encoding Wzz/FepE/Etk N-terminal domain-containing protein; amino-acid sequence: MEKTILDYINLIKKRFWLIMVFVLISCATTYYVSKNFVEPVYSASGQLLVNNIAKAPESNNLNDLSFSLNLIESYKEIMKSPTIMKSVIENHPEFGLTADELSQKLEIKTSEKSQVINLNVQDENYTKAAGIVNAVSQTFIRELPSLMRVDNVTLLTPADPTDVPGPSNGGFAMNLIISFVVSLMAALGIILLMETLNGTLRSEKEAEYDLGLPVIASIATIRKRDLGKAAGDTRVKEGAYVAAK
- a CDS encoding O-antigen ligase family protein produces the protein MTNFEWGSKLNVLPYGMLYLMSALFFGTAVIYQPVIAIAAVLLIILLGISISRPELISYFVLITTAISINFLYDGSMFGMEILSLYKLVIVMLLVPCILVNGLRFRLSHPLWAMVALLVITFGSSIWLPEMTSSIAVKAFIGLSIPFVFLLINWKKNVAELQIKIICMLPLVSVVVGLLLQLAHVHNFLNIEYTGAVRIQGANIPAHLAMLAFMGVAIPFIEVKRNPQQARFFYIMLVLNFFILIGTGTRGPILALGLTVLYYFYDILRQYLKGRTYLLIPLLGAFFLIVVAVFWQLDNFEKRSFERQTDTAVDLSGRSEAWEYFLNKAADSPWSGRGLGAVTVANDGTLYKGFVVPHNEYIRFYFDGGYIGAILLMFSLLAVFILVYRALAPPIKPYYLLFIAAFLIYSFSDNTLSTVQFIIPFCWYLNCLYRSSQPTDSPQKEVIR
- the galU gene encoding UTP--glucose-1-phosphate uridylyltransferase GalU, whose protein sequence is MKKVKKVIIPAAGLGTRFLPATKAMPKEMLPIINKPTIQYIVEEAIASGIEDIIIVTGKGKRAIEDHFDNAFELESRLLEDGKLDLLKEVQRSAKVEIHYIRQKEPKGLGHAVWCARRFIGDEPFGVMLGDDIVTGAVPCLKQLIDQYEETQNSVIGVQEIPDEFTNRYGIIEPDLQDGKLYRVNNFVEKPPLGTAPSNLAIMGRYVFTPKIFKYLDLMEEGAGGEIQLTDAIQKLNQSERVYAYNFDGTRYDVGERLGYILTTLEFALQSEDLRYPVMDAMSEWLNKMGQTSLSS
- a CDS encoding WecB/TagA/CpsF family glycosyltransferase; the protein is MNQVNMFDVNFDNYDFMDLLDYIDKTIQERNQSYILTCNVDHVIKLRKDKEFQTVYSKAGAVVADGMPLIWASKMLGKPLKQKVSGADLFNRLGNAFEQRKYRLFFLGSAEGVAERAAMNLKTAHPGINVVGCYSPSYGFEHNEEENERIIEMLTECQPDIVFVGVGAPKQEKWIYRHYTSYQAPISIGVGATFDFMSGSVKRAPSFMQKTGFEWFWRLSQEPGRLWKRYLVDDAQFLLLLLKELRKRDKVKEGGLE
- a CDS encoding O-antigen ligase family protein, with the translated sequence MSVFTPPSLRFIKTAGLIGGTAAVGVSLPLIIGFSSAMLSSSNSLQGAILSAILFPAFLLAILRPKMLVAYTLLIWAVAPELRRIADWSEGVYHSVSLLSLAPLLTGVTLIIPLLKEIHNIQKSSTRIMLMFAVALGYGALIGLAKNGMGSVYDLASYIVPLLLLPYFAVTKFKPKDIDRLLTAFANIAVLVAIYGIVQYLTVPPWDVFWMKHADMMSIGNPYPLEIRVFSTLNSPGPAATFLAFALVPMILEKKWRGTLRWIGVLLVVICLLTTLVRAAWLILLVMLLMYIGTSPSKGKWKTLIQLVFVAAALFWVVPKLPGAEGLVARVETLSSVQEDHSYNERLSLWQNMLPMVAANPVGQGIGSVGQGTKLGNGGELGEYGIMDNGVIALLLTFGVLGAVFFFGALGAVVKQIFTRVISKDQLQPYARLALATWTGAIVSLVSDNGFPGLKGYLIWMLIGLGLSAREITQSRRKGTPYAAVECKVSPH
- a CDS encoding sugar transferase, with the protein product MSMQKLPEDYEAVLPKLYMLHTDERRKEAESYLIMKRMIDIFFSALGLLVLMPLFVVVAILIKLEDPKGKVFFRQNRVGKNEMQFPMYKFRSMVSNAEELKENLMAYNEVSGAMFKIKNDPRITQIGRFLRKTSIDELPQLWNVLIGQMSLVGPRPPLPEEVAQYTEYDKQRLTVTPGCTGYWQVNARNSVGFDEMVQLDLTYIHIRSTMLDLKIIAKTGLMLLGSKDAY
- a CDS encoding ATP-binding protein, producing MVGIIVLTLFTGGYESSFRLYVLNPVLIAAGSLSIYFGWSLLLSYISIFAVFCYFFINSANKTFLEVVYVNGNLFLTLVLAVIIMQSVNRMKRQREESIARTKETMEHIKSLYHIVETSSQHDFMNIGQVITDYVVKLTKLDKALFWFAKKSGEPAPQSRQTGWQQEEEQFLFSELGKHEHEWRLQREPIFRSLPGLGDFLLMPVRMSTRFVGVIGLKLESTEGLEGRRWYIQQLIFLSELSANILERHELGVIENRLIITNEQNRIADEMHDSVSQSLFGIVYATHSLKETWKKMKDSELEEQIELIHDSATKVAKELRITIYSLSSKKSGGPTWLGMVRSHLQSLSRLNDVDIELKITGDDFSLPYPYHKALFRIISEATGNAIRHGAASRVDVELSLKPTWIRLLICDNGVGFDTDLLWIESEDSASGLGMKNMQYLTQSLGGDFQLSSNENMGTRILISIPVGVAELKNA
- a CDS encoding response regulator transcription factor codes for the protein MKIVIVDDHPLVRRGLASVISMQPNVKFAGEATNGQEALLVIEETQPDLVLIDLKLADESGLDVIKTARARGIVSKFILLTSSASREDFLKAEEVLVDGYVLKEALPEELLFAIQLVHKGRKYYDPGLMEDKMRMSGSSPTDELTPKEKEVLIELGQGACNREIASRLFISEFTVKKHVSQILAKLQVADRTQAALYANAVGLTKYEMSYE
- a CDS encoding CpsD/CapB family tyrosine-protein kinase, translating into MLRLNKSLVTDVNPSSHISESFRSLRTYIRQLGIAQGSGGKVLLFTSAEAGAGKTTILSNLAVSFVQDGKKVAVVDCNLRHPGLHTVFEVEGSDGLAAYLSGQEEADNIAVLGNLANLSVIPAGKTHVSPPDLLGNPKMTALLEELKENYDLILLDSPSAVDFSDARILAPQADGVILVARYGKSKRESIRKAKTLLEQTGSNLIGIAMNQAK
- a CDS encoding glycosyltransferase; this translates as MREYGDVPKLSIIICTYNRAPLLIKTLQSLLKLDHLEQAEIIVVDNCSKDDTEACVKKFIGKHGADIDLRYMMEPMQGLSAARNTGILASKSPLIAFLDDDAIPCQRWITTIVSTFESKPEVMAMGGKIAPIFESKRPDWLIKPFELPYTIVDLGSRIKEYPKQLHPCGANMAMRKLVFDISLFPLDLGRKGDSLLSGEETWLFGQIQKEGHSILYHPEMAVDHFVPAARLTEDWIMRRYYSQGISNAMKSEGLKGKLLLVGKTAAKLVYILADSILSRSKGRRLLNKCRLESIRGTLHMILNRERHSAAG